A single region of the Sphingomonas sp. LY29 genome encodes:
- a CDS encoding HAD-IA family hydrolase produces MTRLAIFDCDGTLVDSGATIRTALCRAFVAHGLEPPPEQVTRRLIGRSLGEVMSELAPEHDHHALSETYKQAFIAMRGSGEVEEPLYDGIVDLLDRMEGDGWQLAVATGKSMRGLRHCLEHHGLHARFVSLQTSDDHPSKPHPSMALSAMIEAGAVPERTVMIGDTAWDMGCARGAGVGAIGVVWGYQDADELTKGGADAIASLPTEVADIAERMTGGA; encoded by the coding sequence GTGACCCGGCTGGCGATTTTCGATTGCGACGGCACGCTGGTCGACAGCGGCGCCACGATCCGCACCGCGCTCTGCCGCGCCTTCGTCGCGCACGGCCTCGAGCCGCCGCCCGAGCAGGTGACGCGCCGGCTGATCGGCCGCAGCTTGGGCGAAGTGATGAGCGAATTGGCCCCCGAGCATGACCATCACGCATTGTCCGAGACCTACAAGCAGGCGTTCATCGCCATGCGCGGATCGGGCGAGGTCGAGGAGCCGCTCTACGACGGCATCGTCGACCTGCTCGATCGGATGGAGGGCGACGGCTGGCAGCTGGCGGTGGCGACCGGCAAGTCGATGCGCGGCCTTCGCCATTGCCTCGAGCATCACGGCCTCCACGCGCGTTTCGTCTCGCTTCAGACCAGTGACGATCACCCCTCAAAGCCACATCCGTCGATGGCGCTGTCGGCAATGATCGAGGCAGGAGCGGTGCCTGAGCGGACGGTGATGATCGGCGACACCGCGTGGGACATGGGCTGCGCGCGCGGCGCCGGCGTCGGCGCGATCGGTGTCGTCTGGGGCTATCAGGATGCCGACGAATTGACCAAAGGCGGGGCC
- a CDS encoding RluA family pseudouridine synthase: MTAPPSDTVRTFTVGEDDDGIRLDRWFKRHLSDTSFNTVSRWARTGQLRVDGKRATPGDRLTTGMVLRVPPAEPAPAEGPGARPQRIVEPLTADEAAYVQEMVMAKGRDWFVLNKPPGLATQGGTKTVQHLDRLLDGLADDEGNRPKLVHRLDKDTSGVLLVARSARAAGHFAKSFSGRTARKVYWALITGVPSADEGVIDAPLAKQPGTGGEKMHVDEENGLPARTRYRLIDRAGNRAAWVELQPMTGRTHQLRAHMAAIGHPIVGDAKYGGAEAFLTGGISRKMHLHARRLRIDGVDGKPIDQTAELPSHFAESLATLGFEAMAGDMMPLDNPDPAKLPETKAKRVAAAAKTARKARKGERRGRGGPPAGKPTKSGRPARPSKPTKPRRP; encoded by the coding sequence ATGACTGCCCCTCCCAGCGATACCGTCAGGACCTTCACGGTCGGCGAAGACGACGACGGAATCCGTCTCGACCGATGGTTCAAGCGCCACCTTTCCGACACCAGCTTCAACACCGTCTCGCGCTGGGCGCGGACGGGGCAGCTACGCGTCGACGGCAAGCGCGCGACCCCAGGCGACCGGCTGACTACGGGCATGGTCCTTCGCGTGCCGCCGGCCGAGCCAGCGCCCGCCGAAGGGCCCGGTGCCCGGCCGCAACGGATTGTCGAGCCGCTGACCGCTGACGAAGCCGCTTACGTGCAGGAAATGGTCATGGCCAAGGGCCGCGACTGGTTCGTGCTCAACAAGCCGCCGGGCCTCGCCACGCAGGGCGGGACCAAGACCGTCCAGCATCTCGATCGCCTGCTCGACGGCCTGGCCGATGACGAAGGCAATCGTCCGAAGCTCGTGCACCGGCTCGACAAGGACACGTCGGGCGTCCTGCTCGTCGCGCGATCGGCGCGGGCGGCGGGGCATTTCGCCAAGAGCTTTTCGGGCCGCACCGCGCGCAAGGTCTATTGGGCGCTGATCACCGGCGTCCCCTCGGCGGATGAAGGCGTGATCGACGCGCCGCTCGCCAAGCAGCCGGGAACCGGCGGCGAAAAAATGCACGTCGACGAGGAGAACGGACTGCCGGCGCGCACCCGCTATCGTCTGATCGATCGCGCGGGCAACCGCGCCGCCTGGGTCGAACTTCAGCCGATGACCGGCCGCACGCATCAGCTTCGCGCGCACATGGCGGCGATCGGCCACCCGATTGTCGGCGACGCCAAATATGGCGGGGCCGAAGCATTTCTGACCGGCGGGATCAGCCGCAAGATGCACCTGCACGCGCGGCGCCTGCGGATCGACGGGGTCGACGGAAAGCCGATCGACCAGACCGCCGAGCTTCCCTCGCACTTTGCCGAAAGCCTGGCGACGCTTGGGTTCGAGGCGATGGCGGGCGACATGATGCCGCTTGACAATCCTGACCCTGCGAAGCTGCCCGAAACCAAGGCGAAGCGCGTTGCCGCCGCCGCCAAGACCGCGCGCAAGGCCCGCAAGGGCGAGCGTCGCGGACGTGGTGGACCGCCGGCGGGCAAGCCGACCAAGTCGGGCCGGCCCGCGCGCCCATCGAAGCCGACCAAGCCCCGCCGCCCGTGA